In the Vespa crabro chromosome 10, iyVesCrab1.2, whole genome shotgun sequence genome, one interval contains:
- the LOC124427229 gene encoding uncharacterized protein LOC124427229: protein MGLDAELTVILHEIVQFLEFLREANLSGTMETIRENLLLRSKNALSVFTGTESTASSTEHYLHMNASSKGLLPLNIGETNVSDVQEYVGMEETISQSQNRPISQIHYDYYETFRLMTEDDKKKELGEYQENALINIYSNLSGAQAKSKSLKCGPLFRKEGKKLFVFEQYRINWVALVGSHLLIYGNERSNKPYSIQGIRGYSGRPAPNIVPRDQKRSEAAFEIFKPGNKTLQFIARTPKDMEQWVAMVCQVGSNEIKLDLGLNTKEDVSLVSSSGIVNETDEIIAKDRLVDSTKLQTTFLNINENKTIEPDHESKVQTSENTSPPPLPIRISRKLPSLPPSNIISSYEMMDDEDDIYHKIEDLGDGTCYQNLVSKNQKETTIVEKSKKITAAYDDVQTILGKNRKHTKSKLKEENVSNTMENEMIRFDETYDDISSSSVIKEKKNCESLQENVINFNESQTPTSLVSYDDVETLINASSPDNKAKDKNEEVQKKTPNKKSFLDRMRNKKESPQKKEKIIVAQRETLTPPSQIIQEKEMTTYDDVSDLIIKETSTSNEMPEYTCPPAPRPVYKPPRPAYKPPTIILPVQEEFYDDVNGCHEKKNQQMQSDIQKLEKRISNDCEHYKLPRNNTWQQVESSQTEEQIYDDVAILANFTARQKEISEENKDQDLSRTSISPDKRSWNRFVTSRKHRSSDSIGSVTNKRVSNEITDLDCYEEQQNFSRKNTFQKLINKMENSFGKVSPRAVPTTSMNKTYGLNTSS, encoded by the exons atgggCCTTGACGCAGAACTCACTGTTATACTTCATG AGATCGTACAATTTCTCGAATTTCTTCGAGAAGCAAATTTATCGGGTACAATGGAGACCATACGAGAGAATTTATTGTTACGATCTAAAAACGCCTTGAGTGTTTTTACGGGAACCGAAAGTACAGCATCGTCAACCGAACATTATCTCCATATGAATGCTAGCTCAAAAGGTTTGTTACCCTTGAATATTGGAGAAACAAATGTATCCGACGTGCAAGAGTATGTCGGTATGGAAGAAACGATATCTCAAAGTCAAAACCGTCCTATATCCCAAatacattatgattattacgaaACATTCCGATTGATGACCGaggatgataaaaagaaagaacttggAGAATATCAAGAGAACGCgctcattaatatttattccaaTTTATCTGGTGCACAGGCAAAAAGCAAATCTTTAAAATGTGGACCATTATTTCGCAAGGAAggcaaaaaattatttgtttttgaaCAATATCGAATCAATTGGGTCg CATTGGTAGGAAGTCATTTGTTGATCTACGGAAACGAACGAAGTAATAAGCCTTACAGTATTCAAGGAATTCGCGGTTATTCTGGTCGACCAGCGCCTAATATTGTTCCACGTGATCAAAAAAGAAGCGAGGCAgcatttgaaattttcaaacCTGGTAATAAAACATTACAA TTTATCGCAAGAACGCCaaaagatatggaacaatgggTTGCCATGGTTTGTCAGGTTGGTTCTAACGAGATCAAACTTGATCTTGGACTTAATACAAAAGAAGATGTATCTTTGGTATCTTCCTCTGGAATAGTTAATGAAACGGACGAGATTATTGCAAAAGATCGTCTCGTAGATTCAACGAAATTACAAACGACCTTCTTGAACATTAACGAGAATAAGACCATTGAACCTGATCATGAAAGCAAAGTTCAAACGAGTGAGAATACGAGTCCTCCTCCGTTACCAATTCGTATATCACGAAAACTTCCATCGTTACCTCCGAGTAATATAATCTCGTCGTATGAGATGATGGACGACGAAGATGATATTTATCACAAAATAGAAGATCTCGGTGATGGTACGTGTTATCAGAACTTAGTGTCGAAGAATCAAAAGGAGACGACAATTGttgaaaaatcgaagaaaattactGCTGCTTACGATGACGTCCAAACGATTCTAGGAAAAAATCGTAAACATACGAAATCTAAATTGAAAGAGGAGAATGTATCTAATACAatggaaaatgaaatgatacgTTTTGATGAAACTTACGACGATATAAGCAGCTCCTctgttataaaagaaaaaaagaattgtgaaTCTCTTCAAGAAAATGTCATCAACTTTAATGAATCACAGACACCAACCTCATTGGTATCATATGATGACGTTGAG ACCCTGATAAATGCTTCATCGCCTGATAATAAGGCGaaggataaaaatgaagaagtacaaaagaaaacaccgaataaaaaatcatttttggatagaatgagaaataagaaagaatcgccacaaaaaaaagagaagataatagTCGCTCAACGAGAAACATTGACGCCGCCTTCGCAAATTATTCAGGAAAAGGAAATGACTACGTACGACGATGTCTCTGATTTGATTATTAAAGAAACGTCCACGTCCAATGAAATGCCCGAATATACTTGTCCGCCAGCACCGAGACCTGTATATAAGCCACCGAGACCTGCATATAAGCCACCAACAATAATCTTGCCTGTTCAAGAAGAATTTTATGATGATGTTAACGGATgtcatgagaaaaaaaat CAACAAATGCAATCTGATATTCAAAAGCTTGAGAAAAGGATATCGAACGACTGTGAACATTATAAGTTACCGAGAAACAATACGTGGCAACAAGTTGAATCATCTCAAACGGAAGAACAAATTTATGACGACGTAGCTATTTTAGCAAATTTCACGGCACGTCAGAAAGAAATATCAGAGGAGAACAAGGATCAAGATCTTTCGAGAACATCTATTAGTCCAGATAAAAGGTCATGGAATAGATTTGTAACTAGCAGAAAGCATAGATCAAGTGATTCCATCGGTTCTGTAACAAATAAGAGAGTATCTAACGAGATTACAGATCTTGATTGTTATGAAGAACAACAAAATTTTTCTCGGAAGAATACGTttcagaaattaattaataaaatggaGAATTCATTTGGTAAAGTATCTCCAAGGGCAGTACCAACGACATCCATGAACAAAACTTATGGATTAAATACATCGTCCTGA